TTCCTATAGAGTGGGAGTAGAAAAAGCGTAAATAGAGGCAAGCAGAATAACCACCGCCAATCCGCCACACTCGTAATAAAAGCAGGAACAATAGGTCCAAGAACCCTTCCTAGAGCCAAGCCAGCAGCAACCATCCCTAATGCCCACCCCCGCCTTTCCTGCGGAAAATAGCGAACAGGTATAATCATAGCTGCAGCTGGAATAACAGCAGCTCCAATTGCCTGCACAACCCTTCCAAATAGGACCATCCAATAAGCTTGAGCTACTAAACCAACCAGTGAACCCATTGCAAACAAACTCAGGCCGAATGTTAGTAAATTTTTTAGTTTATAGATATCAGACAGCTTTCCATAAATAACTGTTCCGATTCCATAAATCAGCATATAGACCGATGATACCCAGCTAACCTGTGCATACGAAAGGTTTAAATCCGATGCTATCTCAGGAAGCACGATATTAAACATCGTGGCGCTCATAACAGAGATAACAAGTGTCAATACGAGTATGCGCATCAACTTTTCATTTGTTTGGTCCTTAGCATCATGCGGCATTTCTCATACCTCCTTAATAACAACACCCAAAAAGACCGTCACTACTGACTGACATTAATTCTTTTAAAAATGACTAGGGGGTTAAACCCCTAGCAAATACGGATACACTATTCTCTATCAAGCTTTCAATGGCAATAGAATCTAATATTGGATCTTCATTCATTCTTCCAATTGCTATCCCATAATTCATATAAAGAAAAGCTACAGCCTGTTTTTCAATATCTGTTTCTATGATCTTACCGTTGTTATACATCTCTTTGAAATATTCGGTTAGGAATTCTTTTAACTGTTGAGGATGCTTGTGTGTCTCTTCCTGAAAACCTGGAAGGTTATCGCGTTCTCTTGAACTAATTTGGACCAACTTTCGATTCTCATACATAATACGATGATAGTTCTGACAAATCATAATCAAGTCTATATGAAGATCCCATACGAGCTCCTTACTAAAAAGTTCTCTCATTTCGACTCCATAGTGATAGCGGTGAAAAGCCGCCTCTAATAAATTTTGCTTACTTTTAAAATGTCTAAAAAGCGTTTTCTCGCTAAACCCAGCTTTTTTGGCGATTTCTTCAGTTGACACACCATTGTACCCTCTTTCAGCTATAAGGTCTATGGCTGCTATCATAATCTTCTCAGAAGTATCCTGTTTTTTATTTACTTTCATTTGCATAACCTCAATTATAAAAAATGTCAGTCATTAGTGACTAACACAAATGTAAAACATTGCTTTCTCATTGTCAAGGGGGATCTGCAATTTTGAAAATGATTTAAAAACCTTGTATATGGAATGTTAAACAACGTTATTACAACTCTTAGAATCAGATCTTCCAGATAACTGTCCCCATTCGTAGAAGATTGAAATGGGGATTAAATCAATTTCGATTTGTAAGATAGATTCACCTCTTACGTTCACCAAGATGTTCTGAAAATCGCAAGAGATAGCCATCAGGGTCTTGGACTAGAAATTGAAGGACACCAACTTCTCCATCTCCCCTACGATACCATTTCTCTTCTGGATCCATGAAAAGCGGCCACCCATTTTGTCTCAATCGCTGGATTATTAAATCGATGGAATTTACCATTATTTGAAAATTGACGCCTCTACCATAGGGATGATCCATTTTTTCAGTTGTCCAATTTCTTGAGAGACCTTTCTGTTCAAGCATTACGTGAGAGCTTCCGGATTTTATATAAGCAAAGCCTTCTTCTCTCCGTTCGTAACGTATTGAATATCCACATAAATCACACCAAAAATCCAAACTTGTTTCTATATCGGTAATGAGTAATTCTGGAACAAGATCCGGAGCTACATTAATATTATTCAAATTTAAAAACCTCCTAATATATTTCTGAAGTTGTTATAATCCAGCATCTCAAAATAATTGAAAGCAAAAATAATAGCAACAGTAAAAATCACCGATGTTCATTTCGTTATTATTTGATTAGAAATTTATCTTATTATGCCAATTATTCTGTACT
This Halobacillus salinarum DNA region includes the following protein-coding sequences:
- a CDS encoding TetR/AcrR family transcriptional regulator, with the translated sequence MKVNKKQDTSEKIMIAAIDLIAERGYNGVSTEEIAKKAGFSEKTLFRHFKSKQNLLEAAFHRYHYGVEMRELFSKELVWDLHIDLIMICQNYHRIMYENRKLVQISSRERDNLPGFQEETHKHPQQLKEFLTEYFKEMYNNGKIIETDIEKQAVAFLYMNYGIAIGRMNEDPILDSIAIESLIENSVSVFARGLTP
- a CDS encoding bleomycin resistance protein, giving the protein MNNINVAPDLVPELLITDIETSLDFWCDLCGYSIRYERREEGFAYIKSGSSHVMLEQKGLSRNWTTEKMDHPYGRGVNFQIMVNSIDLIIQRLRQNGWPLFMDPEEKWYRRGDGEVGVLQFLVQDPDGYLLRFSEHLGERKR